In the Enterococcus rotai genome, TTCTCCTAAATGCATTAACTGGTAGTATCGACTATAAAACGCACTTCCACCTATAAGAAATCCAACAAAAAGTAATACAATCGATTGTTTTAAATAATAATGGCTTTTTCGTTCAAGTTTCTTTTTTTGACGTATTCGTTTTTTTCTTAATTTTTTCTTTTTTATATTTCGGCAACTTATATTTTTTGATTGTTTTTTCGTGTAATACATCCACACAAGACTCCACACAAAAAATACAAAAGAGAGGATAGTTATTGAAAGTAATACAATAAACAGCCAATCTAATAAATTCATAACTTTATCCTCCACTTATTATTTATTTTTTTTCTTGGCTTTTTTCATCTTCTTCGCTTTTTCTTTTTTCTTTTTCACATAACGAATAATGAGGAAAATAATTATGATCAATAACAGTAGACTGCCGACCATCAATGCTATAAGAAGCCAATTTATGCCACCACTTTGTATCAAAGTCAAATCTTGTTCGTTATATTTTTCTGCTTCTTCATTAGTTATTTTAAATTCTTGGTCCCACGACCAACGTCCACCATCTTCTGTTGTGACAAGTATTTTTGCTCGGTAATCTCCCGCTTCCATTCTTTCGCCATTCATTGACACTGGAAAATCAATCATTGAGTTCGGTGCCATACGCATATTTGCTTTTTTTGTATCAAATAAAACTTCATCTGATCCTTTTCTAGTCACTTGTACAGTAACTGTCATTTTTTCTGTGTAAACTGACTTTATATTTGAGAAATTGATAAAAACCGCATTACGGAAATTATCTAAACCTGCATAGACTTTATTTAACTGCATATCTGGTTGAATTTTTTTTGTCTCTGATTCACTTAATAACATCCCCACTAGGTATGCAAATTTATTTACGACCATTCCAGATTCTGATTCTTTTTTTACTCCTTCATCATCTAGTTGTTGGAGTTGGATTCCGCCAGAGATATATCCTTCAAATGAAGATTCTGGCATTGAAATTGCTAAATCTAATAATGTACTGCCATTAGCTGGGACCGTCACTTCCTCTGTTGCTTGCACAACTTCTGCAAAATCATACTGTAAAGAAGTATCTTTTTTTATCTCACTAGGACCATATTCTATTACGCCTAAACTATTTGTTTTTGCGCTATTGCGTTTGACACTGACTTTTATTTCTTTATCTGATGAATTGTTCATTTTAATCTGTACGGTCTGTTTTTGACCGGGTTTCATCAACAAATCATAATAGGTTACTTCGGTATTTTTTTGATTTTCCGGACGAATCACTTCAAAAGAAAACCCGGATGTAGCAGAGGTGTCTTCTTCAGCAAATGTGTGCATTGGACATATAAAACTTATTATGTATACTAAACCAAACAATAAACTTATTATTTTTTTCTTCATAGTTGAGTGACCTCTTTCTTTTCTATATGTAAAATTACGAGCTGTTTTGTTTTATATTATTGAAGTAAAAGTAAAGAAAGAAGTATGCTTTTTTCATTAGATGAACATCGTCTACTTCTTTCTTTTTTGCTCACTTTTACGTCCTATTCATTTACTAGACAAAAATCTATTCCCTATTTTCTGTTAAATTAGTTGGCGTCTGCAATTGACCAAGTAATTTCCGCTTGGTAATCTCCTGTTTTCAACACATTAGTTCCAGGAATATTCAAGGTTACGGCATCGTATGATGTTGGATCTGCTTTTGTTGCATCTTTATCGCCGAACATTAATTCAAATACACCATAGCCTTTTCCTTCTTGTTTATTTGTTAATACTGTTTCTTTTTGGTTCAATGCTAAACTAAATGCT is a window encoding:
- a CDS encoding DUF916 and DUF3324 domain-containing protein; protein product: MKKKIISLLFGLVYIISFICPMHTFAEEDTSATSGFSFEVIRPENQKNTEVTYYDLLMKPGQKQTVQIKMNNSSDKEIKVSVKRNSAKTNSLGVIEYGPSEIKKDTSLQYDFAEVVQATEEVTVPANGSTLLDLAISMPESSFEGYISGGIQLQQLDDEGVKKESESGMVVNKFAYLVGMLLSESETKKIQPDMQLNKVYAGLDNFRNAVFINFSNIKSVYTEKMTVTVQVTRKGSDEVLFDTKKANMRMAPNSMIDFPVSMNGERMEAGDYRAKILVTTEDGGRWSWDQEFKITNEEAEKYNEQDLTLIQSGGINWLLIALMVGSLLLLIIIIFLIIRYVKKKKEKAKKMKKAKKKNK